A portion of the Cytophagales bacterium genome contains these proteins:
- a CDS encoding T9SS type A sorting domain-containing protein: MKHLINKIELLVVFSITPLFTEAQVLQFSSTTIPAGLGPRSAVLIELNQDGNADLAVANMLGSNISLIYGDGSGTFILQDSIATIHKGPHNIATNDFNGDGVLDVVTANKDSNTIAVFLADSAGGFLPPTFYATGLGPRWIAVANFNADDYPDLAVTNRSDDNITVFLGDSLGSFVKVGDFYTGNGPVPIAAGWFNTDTIIDLAVGNDLGDSLVILSGDGTGAFNIESAFPVGNSPKDIALGDINMDGIVDIAVANVLDSTVTVFFADGLGGFTSSSYVAGSGPIAVVIEDFDGDGNNDLAVTDAVNHNVVVLLGDGTGGFAVAETFTVGLVPKALLSGDFNSDGRPDLAVTNTGGNSVTILLNQTPPQACVNVLSVIQRVYFDFDYSPDPVISPVGQPLQLLMTSDMGEHINGVSILPWITSTYFLLPGQILTVQFTPTDTGTYQIKNLGHAFTGDVVIVENAKAVDSLVLQMGQHKVSLIHSNAQQQNFPPVIRALKNIPLTIYNISLDDTHWVSIDPWLTAPVPPAQGNVLPGEVKMFTFTPTNTGTYDIVHTVHGYTGKLIVLDSLLLGNIANNDIVTTDSAVSIVIDVQSNDIDREGYPLTTSILTGPNNGTANILGGDNIQYTPDSTFTGIDTIAYEVCDTGTLFQCCGKAFVFINVASVVGIADITDDPRFKVFPNPFNTETKINYSLKKAGLVTITIYNQLGQPVRRLVEVQKPAGQYTVLWDGRNEEGKLLPGGVYFYRLQTDQFVRANKLILVR; the protein is encoded by the coding sequence ATGAAACATTTAATTAATAAGATTGAATTACTGGTCGTATTTTCAATCACACCACTTTTCACAGAAGCTCAGGTATTGCAATTTTCATCCACAACCATACCGGCTGGCCTGGGTCCTCGCTCTGCAGTTTTGATAGAGTTGAACCAGGACGGCAATGCTGACCTGGCTGTTGCAAACATGCTGGGTTCTAACATTTCGCTGATCTATGGAGATGGTTCAGGTACTTTCATACTGCAGGATAGTATCGCTACCATCCATAAAGGACCCCACAATATTGCCACTAACGATTTTAATGGAGATGGTGTTTTGGATGTAGTTACTGCCAATAAAGACAGCAACACGATAGCCGTGTTTTTAGCAGATAGTGCCGGAGGTTTTCTCCCCCCAACTTTCTATGCAACCGGCTTAGGGCCTCGCTGGATTGCAGTTGCTAACTTCAATGCAGACGATTATCCTGACCTGGCAGTTACCAATCGTAGTGATGATAACATCACCGTTTTTCTGGGGGATAGCTTGGGGAGTTTTGTAAAAGTTGGTGATTTTTATACGGGCAACGGCCCTGTGCCGATTGCAGCAGGCTGGTTTAATACCGATACCATCATTGACTTAGCAGTTGGGAATGATCTTGGCGATTCGTTGGTGATACTTTCCGGGGATGGTACAGGTGCATTTAATATTGAATCTGCATTTCCTGTTGGCAATTCACCAAAAGATATCGCATTAGGTGATATAAATATGGACGGTATCGTTGATATTGCAGTGGCTAATGTGCTGGATAGTACAGTGACAGTGTTTTTTGCCGATGGGTTGGGAGGGTTTACAAGCAGCTCTTATGTGGCAGGAAGCGGTCCGATTGCAGTGGTCATAGAAGATTTTGATGGTGATGGTAATAATGATCTGGCAGTTACTGATGCAGTCAATCATAACGTGGTAGTGCTGCTCGGAGATGGCACAGGTGGTTTTGCCGTAGCGGAAACTTTTACTGTTGGTTTGGTTCCAAAGGCCCTTCTATCAGGTGATTTCAACAGCGATGGGCGGCCTGATCTTGCAGTGACCAACACTGGTGGCAATTCGGTGACAATCCTTCTTAACCAAACCCCGCCCCAGGCATGCGTGAACGTTCTATCAGTGATTCAAAGGGTCTATTTTGATTTTGATTACTCTCCTGATCCCGTTATCTCACCTGTCGGACAACCTTTACAGCTCTTAATGACAAGCGATATGGGTGAACACATCAATGGCGTGAGCATCCTGCCCTGGATCACTTCTACCTATTTTCTGCTTCCGGGACAAATCCTGACTGTACAGTTCACGCCCACAGATACCGGAACATATCAGATCAAGAACCTCGGACACGCGTTTACAGGAGATGTTGTGATTGTTGAAAATGCAAAAGCGGTAGATTCTTTGGTGCTCCAGATGGGACAGCATAAAGTTTCACTGATTCACAGCAACGCTCAACAGCAAAATTTCCCTCCTGTAATTCGTGCCCTGAAAAACATTCCCCTTACAATCTACAACATCAGCCTTGACGATACGCATTGGGTGAGCATTGATCCCTGGCTAACGGCACCTGTTCCACCTGCTCAAGGTAATGTGCTGCCAGGTGAAGTTAAAATGTTTACGTTCACACCCACCAATACCGGAACTTACGATATTGTTCATACTGTGCATGGTTACACAGGTAAATTAATTGTATTAGATTCACTTCTGCTTGGCAATATTGCAAATAATGATATTGTTACAACAGATTCAGCGGTTTCGATTGTGATAGATGTACAGTCAAATGATATTGACCGGGAAGGATACCCTTTAACAACTTCCATACTTACAGGACCAAATAATGGTACTGCAAATATTTTGGGTGGGGACAACATACAATACACTCCGGATTCAACTTTTACCGGAATAGATACTATTGCTTATGAAGTTTGTGATACTGGAACATTATTCCAGTGTTGTGGAAAGGCATTCGTGTTTATTAATGTAGCATCTGTAGTGGGAATAGCAGACATAACTGATGATCCGCGGTTCAAAGTTTTCCCAAACCCTTTTAACACCGAAACAAAGAT
- a CDS encoding DUF1446 domain-containing protein has translation MTKSPIRIAAGQGFYGDSSTAAMAIVKEKAADYVVHDALAELTLSILQKDRLKDPNLGYARDIELMATNLFPLAYKNGIKIVTNSGGLNPESAAKKVAAILQKQGVVGLKIATISGDDFFPKLKQLQNNGYKLENMDSGEPLSSSPYQPTHANVYLGASTIAKALDKGADIILAGRVADPCLTLGILIHHFGWKLDFDNNSPPSGGLLASGIAIGHLLECGGQASGGNSYAEWPMDYKISNLGYPIAEVSEDGSAIFTKLESQGGKVSRNTLREQLIYEIHDPANYITPDVIVDLTEVKIEDIDKNKVRFSGVKGKPRPELLKMTIGLMEGYVSEQFFFFSWPYAYKKAQMFIKAVEKIWSDLHLLENTNGRKGESGSSSSSNRHLPAKGLWQAGPVSLPAPRFRQAGSVRNPAKIERFEYSFIGINGIHGSAAPIPTDKEKEDLNEIGVRLVIKHQEPKVGKIAMQSIVCLALNGPPGMNSMPGWGKTNRTLLSLWPTLIPRELVEEKVEILKT, from the coding sequence ATGACCAAATCACCTATCAGAATCGCAGCCGGCCAGGGTTTTTACGGTGACAGCAGCACGGCTGCCATGGCTATAGTTAAAGAAAAAGCAGCAGATTATGTAGTACATGATGCTTTGGCAGAATTGACCCTGTCTATTCTCCAAAAAGACAGGTTAAAAGACCCCAATCTGGGATATGCAAGAGATATTGAGTTAATGGCAACCAACCTGTTCCCGTTAGCTTATAAAAATGGGATTAAAATAGTTACGAACTCCGGAGGCCTCAATCCAGAGAGCGCTGCAAAAAAAGTTGCTGCCATACTCCAAAAACAAGGCGTTGTAGGTTTAAAGATCGCAACGATTTCCGGTGATGATTTTTTCCCTAAGTTAAAGCAATTGCAAAATAACGGGTATAAACTAGAAAATATGGATTCAGGTGAACCTCTTTCATCTTCTCCATATCAGCCTACACATGCGAACGTATATCTCGGTGCATCAACTATTGCCAAAGCGCTTGACAAGGGAGCTGATATTATTTTGGCTGGCAGAGTTGCCGATCCTTGCTTAACATTGGGAATATTGATACATCATTTTGGATGGAAATTGGATTTTGATAATAATTCCCCCCCCTCGGGGGGGCTTCTCGCCAGTGGTATCGCCATCGGGCACTTACTGGAATGTGGTGGACAGGCATCCGGGGGAAATTCTTATGCTGAATGGCCCATGGATTATAAAATTAGCAACCTGGGTTATCCGATTGCAGAAGTTTCGGAAGATGGCTCTGCAATTTTCACAAAATTAGAAAGCCAGGGTGGCAAAGTTTCAAGAAATACTTTAAGAGAGCAGTTGATTTATGAAATTCACGACCCGGCCAATTACATTACTCCTGACGTAATAGTAGATCTGACAGAAGTCAAAATTGAAGATATTGATAAAAACAAAGTACGATTTTCAGGAGTTAAAGGTAAACCAAGGCCTGAACTTTTAAAAATGACCATCGGGTTGATGGAAGGATATGTAAGTGAACAATTTTTCTTCTTTTCCTGGCCCTATGCTTACAAAAAAGCACAAATGTTCATCAAAGCCGTAGAGAAAATTTGGAGTGATTTACATCTATTAGAAAACACAAACGGTAGGAAAGGTGAAAGTGGCAGTAGCAGTAGTAGTAACCGACACCTGCCCGCCAAAGGCCTATGGCAGGCGGGTCCAGTATCCCTGCCTGCGCCAAGGTTTCGGCAGGCAGGCAGTGTCCGGAACCCAGCAAAAATTGAACGGTTTGAATATTCCTTTATCGGAATAAACGGTATTCACGGAAGTGCAGCGCCCATACCAACAGACAAAGAAAAGGAAGACTTAAATGAAATTGGGGTACGACTTGTGATAAAACATCAGGAGCCTAAAGTTGGGAAAATAGCGATGCAATCCATTGTATGCCTGGCATTAAACGGTCCTCCGGGTATGAACAGTATGCCCGGCTGGGGTAAGACAAATAGGACTTTGCTGAGTTTATGGCCAACGCTGATTCCAAGGGAATTGGTTGAGGAAAAGGTTGAAATTTTGAAAACTTAG
- a CDS encoding alpha/beta hydrolase, with product MEKLKEKYINEHSRFMDIDGIQVHYRDEGEGFPLLLLHGAFSSLHTFDDWAHALAKDYRIIRLDLPGFGLTGSTAATDYTRDTYMSCLHTFLQNLGIEQCDIAGSSLGGWIAWEFVLEYPASIRKMILIGSAGYIERKDFPLPFKMAQTPFLNKLIKYITPRNMVERFLKEVYCDQTKITDQIIDRYQDLFLMDGNRDAFISIANTKFERNEEDIKNIKSPALILWGAEDKWIPLEHAHRFKNELPNAELIVYEEVGHIPMEEIPGQSARDVKAFLTK from the coding sequence ATGGAAAAACTCAAAGAAAAATACATCAATGAACATTCCAGGTTTATGGATATTGATGGGATACAGGTGCATTACCGTGACGAGGGGGAAGGGTTTCCCTTATTACTACTTCACGGAGCATTTTCTTCACTCCACACTTTTGATGACTGGGCTCATGCATTAGCCAAAGATTACAGGATTATCAGACTTGATCTTCCCGGTTTTGGATTGACCGGATCAACTGCTGCTACTGACTACACAAGAGATACTTATATGTCATGCCTGCACACATTTCTTCAAAACCTTGGCATAGAGCAATGTGACATCGCAGGCAGCTCATTAGGCGGGTGGATTGCCTGGGAATTTGTCCTGGAATATCCTGCAAGTATCCGTAAAATGATATTGATTGGTTCAGCAGGATATATTGAAAGAAAAGATTTTCCACTGCCTTTTAAAATGGCACAAACACCTTTTTTAAATAAACTCATTAAATATATAACTCCGCGTAATATGGTTGAAAGATTCTTAAAAGAGGTTTACTGTGACCAAACAAAGATAACAGACCAGATCATTGATCGTTATCAAGACCTGTTTTTAATGGATGGCAACCGTGATGCTTTTATCTCCATAGCCAATACAAAATTTGAAAGAAATGAGGAAGACATAAAAAATATAAAATCCCCAGCGCTCATTCTATGGGGTGCGGAAGACAAATGGATACCTCTTGAACATGCCCATCGTTTTAAGAATGAGCTTCCAAATGCTGAGCTGATCGTCTATGAAGAAGTGGGGCATATACCAATGGAAGAGATCCCAGGGCAATCTGCAAGAGATGTGAAAGCGTTTTTAACAAAATAA